From Melanotaenia boesemani isolate fMelBoe1 chromosome 12, fMelBoe1.pri, whole genome shotgun sequence, a single genomic window includes:
- the LOC121649915 gene encoding putative methyltransferase DDB_G0268948, with the protein MAFQLFEGKEHASVYQKYRFMPPTELKDIIIQYLDNKKGPPHVLAVDLGCGTGLNTRLLAPHFKQVVGLDVSECQLEEARAVPGYPNITYRKGTAEELPFADGSVDLLAAASAAHWFDQSKFLAEANRVLKPGGCIALLGFAINNTSFSYKDCGNKLSLIFEEVRQVLKPYTTKPVALCESKLEDLYSAIPYPDKERIESFQEKSFTTVRNLVGFISSWSMFQTFKMKDPQRAEDLLVNTQKRFLDEMGVTSPDTEMEQQWAYFCVLASKPQ; encoded by the exons ATGGCATTCCAGCTTTTTGAAGGGAAGGAACATGCGTCTGTCTACCAAAAGTATCGTTTCATGCCTCCAACTGAGCTCAAGGACATCATCATTCAGTACTTAGACAATAAG AAAGGCCCGCCACATGTGCTGGCGGTGGATCTGGGATGTGGAACAGGTCTGAATACTCGACTGCTGGCGCCACATTTCAAACAGGTTGTAGGCCTCGACGTCAGCGAGTGTCAACTGGAGGAGGCCAGAGCTGTGCCGGGGTACCCTAACATCACATACAG AAAGGGGACAGCAGAGGAGCTTCCCTTTGCAGATGGCTCTGTAGACTTGCTGGCAGCAGCTTCAGCTGCCCATTGGTTTGATCAGTCCAAGTTCTTGGCTGAAGCAAATCGGGTTTTGAAACCTGGAGGCTGCATAGCTCTGCTGGGCTTCGCCATTAATAACACCAGCTTCAGCTACAAGGACTGTGGAAACAAACTCAGCCTCATCTTTGAAGAG GTTAGACAGGTACTGAAGCCGTACACAACCAAGCCAGTTGCATTGTGTGAGAGTAAGCTGGAAGATCTGTACTCTGCCATCCCCTATCCAGACAAAGAGAG GATTGAGAGTTTTCAAGAAAAATCGTTCACCACTGTGAGGAACCTGGTTGGTTTCATTTCGAGTTGGTCAATGTTCCAAACTTTTAAGATGAAAGACCCCCAGAGGGCTGAAGATCTGCTGGTCAACACTCAGAAGAG GTTCCTGGATGAGATGGGCGTCACTTCTCCAGACACTGAAATGGAGCAGCAGTGGGCATATTTCTGTGTCCTGGCATCAAAACCACAATAA
- the LOC121649913 gene encoding putative methyltransferase DDB_G0268948 isoform X1 has protein sequence MSRFWSPPRPQAFCTCVCSLLAEGNFLCEAMTCRLFEGKEHAASYWKYRVAPSDHLIQQVLDFLEKHQGGPFELAVDVGCGSGQGTQLLAKHFASVVGTDVSPAQIQVALQHVKEPNITYRQCVAEELPFADSSVDLVTAMSAFHWFDRPHFLQEAHRVLKPCGCLALLNYTVDMELSYGDCCSHQLNQVCKEFYAALQPYRSLHLGVSSIHLYQEAYETIPYPDKEWQECVWDRRCMPLSSYMGLVESFSSYQALLREDSQRAAALSQDICRRLMSVMKVTSAETEVVVAVKYFYLLACKPQEAQE, from the exons ATGTCACGTTTCTGGAGTCCTCCCCGTCCTCAAGCCttttgtacatgtgtatgtTCTCTACTAGCAGAAGGGAATTTTCTGTGTGAAG ccATGACTTGCCGCCTGTTTGAAGGCAAAGAGCACGCTGCTTCCTACTGGAAGTACAGAGTTGCTCCATCAGATCATCTCATACAACAAGTGCTGGACTTCCTGGAAAAGCAT CAAGGTGGGCCGTTTGAGCTCGCGGTGGATGTGGGTTGTGGCTCCGGGCAGGGTACGCAGCTCCTGGCCAAACACTTTGCTTCTGTGGTGGGAACAGATGTGAGTCCTGCTCAGATACAAGTGGCTTTGCAGCATGTTAAAGAGCCAAACATAACATATAG GCAGTGTGTGGCCGAAGAGCTGCCGTTTGCTGACAGCTCAGTGGACCTGGTGACGGCCATGTCTGCCTTCCACTGGTTTGACAGGCCGCACTTTCTCCAGGAGGCTCACAGGGTCCTGAAGCCTTGCGGCTGCTTGGCTTTGCTCAACTACACAGTGGACATGGAGCTCAGCTACGGTGACTGCTGCTCACACCAGCTAAACCAAGTCTGCAAAGAG TTTTATGCAGCTTTGCAGCCATACCGCAGTCTCCACCTGGGTGTAAGCTCTATTCATTTGTACCAGGAGGCATATGAAACTATTCCTTACCCTGACAAGGAATG GCAGGAGTGTGTGTGGGACAGACGATGCATGCCTCTGTCCAGCTACATGGGTTTGGTGGAGTCTTTCTCCAGTTATCAGGCTCTGCTGAGAGAAGACTCGCAGAGAGCAGCCGCGCTCTCCCAGGACATCTGTCGAAG GCTGATGTCTGTAATGAAAGTGACCTCTGCAGAGACAGAGGTGGTCGTGGCTGTCAAATATTTCTACCTCTTGGCCTGCAAACCTCAGGAAGCTCAGGAATGA
- the LOC121649913 gene encoding putative methyltransferase DDB_G0268948 isoform X2 produces the protein MTCRLFEGKEHAASYWKYRVAPSDHLIQQVLDFLEKHQGGPFELAVDVGCGSGQGTQLLAKHFASVVGTDVSPAQIQVALQHVKEPNITYRQCVAEELPFADSSVDLVTAMSAFHWFDRPHFLQEAHRVLKPCGCLALLNYTVDMELSYGDCCSHQLNQVCKEFYAALQPYRSLHLGVSSIHLYQEAYETIPYPDKEWQECVWDRRCMPLSSYMGLVESFSSYQALLREDSQRAAALSQDICRRLMSVMKVTSAETEVVVAVKYFYLLACKPQEAQE, from the exons ATGACTTGCCGCCTGTTTGAAGGCAAAGAGCACGCTGCTTCCTACTGGAAGTACAGAGTTGCTCCATCAGATCATCTCATACAACAAGTGCTGGACTTCCTGGAAAAGCAT CAAGGTGGGCCGTTTGAGCTCGCGGTGGATGTGGGTTGTGGCTCCGGGCAGGGTACGCAGCTCCTGGCCAAACACTTTGCTTCTGTGGTGGGAACAGATGTGAGTCCTGCTCAGATACAAGTGGCTTTGCAGCATGTTAAAGAGCCAAACATAACATATAG GCAGTGTGTGGCCGAAGAGCTGCCGTTTGCTGACAGCTCAGTGGACCTGGTGACGGCCATGTCTGCCTTCCACTGGTTTGACAGGCCGCACTTTCTCCAGGAGGCTCACAGGGTCCTGAAGCCTTGCGGCTGCTTGGCTTTGCTCAACTACACAGTGGACATGGAGCTCAGCTACGGTGACTGCTGCTCACACCAGCTAAACCAAGTCTGCAAAGAG TTTTATGCAGCTTTGCAGCCATACCGCAGTCTCCACCTGGGTGTAAGCTCTATTCATTTGTACCAGGAGGCATATGAAACTATTCCTTACCCTGACAAGGAATG GCAGGAGTGTGTGTGGGACAGACGATGCATGCCTCTGTCCAGCTACATGGGTTTGGTGGAGTCTTTCTCCAGTTATCAGGCTCTGCTGAGAGAAGACTCGCAGAGAGCAGCCGCGCTCTCCCAGGACATCTGTCGAAG GCTGATGTCTGTAATGAAAGTGACCTCTGCAGAGACAGAGGTGGTCGTGGCTGTCAAATATTTCTACCTCTTGGCCTGCAAACCTCAGGAAGCTCAGGAATGA